The Brevibacillus brevis genome contains a region encoding:
- a CDS encoding GerAB/ArcD/ProY family transporter, translated as MIDNGHISARQFMILVTLFAIGDAILYVPSLTATAAQQDAWLSALIGWGEGFLLTYLYVSLSMRYPNKSIFQYSEDILGKWLGKVVAILFITYFFIDASLMLMEIGDFVTTQIMQETPIEIILVLFTVIIVMGVRSGAEAFSRVSELLFPYFLLLFFVLIVFISPQIKIENVKPVLAHGMAPVFGGNFRYMGYLLETVILIVMFPLVKRPASAAKAYILGSLFSNFFLIMITSVAILVLGADITVLLAYPSYTLAQKISIGNFFERIEVLMAVIWFITLFVKITICFYATSRGIAYTLGLRDYRQLTLPLGMIMIVVALATMPNRPYFDTFVSEIWMPYSLTYGLFLPILLLSVGALRRKKTVC; from the coding sequence TTGATTGACAACGGTCATATTAGCGCAAGGCAATTTATGATACTCGTGACGCTTTTTGCAATTGGCGACGCGATTTTGTACGTTCCCTCCCTTACTGCAACCGCTGCCCAGCAAGATGCGTGGCTCTCCGCCCTCATAGGGTGGGGGGAAGGCTTTCTTTTGACTTATCTGTATGTTTCGCTTAGCATGCGCTACCCAAACAAGTCGATCTTTCAGTACAGTGAGGATATATTGGGAAAATGGTTGGGAAAAGTGGTGGCTATCCTGTTTATCACTTATTTCTTCATCGACGCTTCGCTCATGCTGATGGAGATTGGCGATTTTGTCACGACACAGATTATGCAGGAGACCCCCATTGAAATTATTCTTGTCCTTTTTACAGTAATCATCGTCATGGGGGTTCGCAGTGGAGCAGAAGCCTTTTCTCGGGTAAGTGAGCTGTTGTTTCCGTATTTTCTGTTGCTGTTTTTTGTCTTAATCGTATTTATCTCCCCCCAGATCAAAATAGAAAATGTGAAGCCTGTCCTTGCGCATGGCATGGCGCCTGTATTTGGGGGGAACTTCCGGTACATGGGTTATTTGCTGGAAACAGTCATTCTGATCGTAATGTTTCCCTTGGTAAAGCGGCCAGCGAGTGCCGCCAAAGCGTATATCTTGGGCAGCCTTTTTTCTAATTTCTTCCTGATAATGATTACGTCTGTGGCAATCTTGGTCTTGGGTGCTGATATTACCGTACTGCTCGCCTACCCGAGCTATACACTTGCGCAAAAAATCAGTATCGGTAATTTTTTTGAGCGAATCGAAGTGTTGATGGCCGTCATTTGGTTTATTACGCTCTTTGTCAAAATTACCATTTGCTTTTATGCGACGAGCCGTGGAATCGCATATACGCTGGGGTTGCGGGATTATCGCCAATTGACACTTCCGCTGGGGATGATCATGATCGTGGTGGCATTGGCGACGATGCCTAACCGCCCTTATTTTGATACTTTTGTTTCGGAAATTTGGATGCCTTATTCCCTAACGTACGGTTTGTTTTTGCCCATTCTCTTATTGAGTGTGGGGGCCCTAAGAAGAAAAAAAACAGTCTGCTAG
- a CDS encoding Ger(x)C family spore germination protein gives MKRKGVFLLALTLLVLMTGCWNRRELNDLAIVMGTGIDKIDGQYVISAQIVNPGAVASTESGKISQSAVATYSMRGSSIFEGIRRMTTETPRRLYFSHIQVLVLGEQVAREGIKEALDLLFRDHEVRPDFYVILAKDTTALQILSMIDPLEKIPATKLYKSLETGEKAWGSIVSMRLDEVIADLLREGVEPVLVGATLKGKVRTGSTDISSQKDSQPNLLRYQDIGVFKKDKLLGWLNEEESIGFSYITDKVDSTVEEIPCDKKHKIVVEIIRSKTTVNGKVKNGNPQIEVSVSAEGNVGEVACPKDLSNPQTIYKLEADVEKRIREKIVSAIHKTQKQYHSDVLGFGQSIYHNDPKGWKKVKEDWDSKFTDLNVKVKVDVRLRRTGKVGNSFIPFIKKD, from the coding sequence ATGAAACGAAAAGGTGTGTTCCTCCTGGCCCTGACTCTTCTCGTTTTGATGACAGGCTGCTGGAATCGTAGAGAATTGAATGATTTGGCGATCGTCATGGGGACAGGTATCGACAAGATTGACGGGCAATATGTGATTTCCGCCCAAATCGTCAATCCTGGAGCGGTAGCCTCAACTGAAAGTGGGAAGATAAGTCAATCAGCTGTTGCCACTTACAGTATGCGGGGATCGAGCATTTTTGAGGGAATCCGGAGAATGACAACGGAAACGCCCAGAAGGCTGTATTTTTCCCATATCCAGGTGCTGGTTTTGGGGGAGCAGGTAGCAAGAGAAGGGATAAAAGAAGCACTGGACTTGTTATTTCGCGATCATGAGGTTCGACCCGATTTTTATGTCATTCTGGCGAAGGATACAACAGCTCTTCAAATCCTCAGCATGATCGACCCGTTGGAAAAAATCCCCGCGACGAAGCTCTATAAAAGCTTGGAAACGGGAGAGAAAGCCTGGGGGTCGATTGTCTCCATGCGATTGGATGAAGTCATTGCTGATTTGCTCCGGGAAGGTGTAGAGCCGGTTTTGGTAGGCGCTACGCTGAAAGGGAAGGTACGTACGGGTTCAACCGATATAAGCTCCCAAAAAGATAGCCAGCCCAATCTGTTGAGGTACCAGGACATTGGGGTCTTCAAAAAAGATAAGCTGCTGGGTTGGTTGAACGAAGAGGAAAGCATCGGATTCAGCTATATCACAGACAAAGTGGACAGTACAGTAGAAGAAATTCCTTGTGACAAAAAACATAAAATCGTCGTTGAGATCATTCGGAGCAAAACAACGGTCAACGGGAAGGTGAAGAATGGCAATCCGCAAATAGAAGTCAGTGTTTCGGCAGAAGGGAATGTAGGCGAGGTGGCGTGTCCGAAAGATTTGTCCAATCCCCAAACCATATACAAATTGGAGGCGGATGTGGAAAAGAGGATCAGGGAGAAAATCGTAAGTGCCATCCATAAAACGCAAAAGCAATACCACTCCGATGTTTTGGGATTTGGGCAGTCGATCTACCACAATGACCCTAAAGGCTGGAAGAAGGTAAAGGAAGATTGGGATTCCAAATTCACCGACCTGAACGTGAAGGTAAAAGTGGACGTCAGGCTCAGGCGGACAGGAAAGGTGGGCAATTCGTTTATTCCTTTCATAAAAAAGGATTAG